A single genomic interval of Prionailurus viverrinus isolate Anna chromosome A2, UM_Priviv_1.0, whole genome shotgun sequence harbors:
- the STAB1 gene encoding stabilin-1 isoform X4 has translation MKYTYKYKEHPQQTFTIQKANYPAANGVFHLVTALQWQPPPELPEDLKRTIGQILASTEAFSRFETILENCGLPSILDGPGPFTVFVPSNEAVDMLRDGRLIYLFTAGLSKLQELVKYHIYSHGQLTIEKLISKGRVLTMANQVLAVNISEEGRILLGPEGVPLRRVDVLAANGVIHMLEGVLLPPTILPILPKHCNEEQYKIVAGSCVDCQALNTSMCPPNSMKLDIFPKECVYTHDPTGLNVLKKGCAHYCNQTILKPGCCKGFFGPDCIQCPGGFSNPCYGKGTCSDGVRGNGACLCFPDYKGIACHICSNPNKHGDQCQEDCGCVHGLCDNRPGSGGVCQRGTCAPGFSGHFCNESSVNCGPTERAQSCHLHARCVSQGGVTRCVCLDGFEGDGFSCTPSNPCSHPDRGGCSENAECIPGALGNHHCTCHKGWSGDGRVCVAIDECELDVRGGCHADALCSYVGPGQSRCTCKLGFAGDGYVCSPIDPCRAGNGGCHDLATCQAVGGGQRVCTCPSGYGGDGFNCYGDIFRELEANAHFSVFYQWIKSAGITLPTDSRVTALVPSESAIRRLSPEDQAFWLQPRMLPHLVRAHFLQGALSEEELARLAGQDVATLSPTTRWEIHNISGRVWVQNASVDVADLLATNGVLHVLSQVLLPPRGDALHGQGLLQQLDSVPAFHLFRELLQHHSLVPQIEAATAYTIFVPTNRSLEAQGNSSILDADTVRHHVILGEALSTESLQKGGHRNSLLGPAHWLVFYNHSGQPEVNHMPLEGPVLEAPGRSLFGLSGVLTVGSSRCLHSHAESLREKCINCTRKFRCTQGFQLENTPRKSCVYRSGYSFSRGCSYTCAKKIQVPDCCPGFFGTLCEPCPGGLGGVCSGHGQCQDRLLGSGECHCHEGFHGTACEMCELGRYGPTCAGVCNCAHGLCQEGLQGDGSCVCHAGWQGPRCDQKISGPQCPKKCDPNANCVQDLATAPACVCAAGYSGDGVHCSEVDPCARDHGGCSPHANCTKVAPGQRTCTCQDGYTGDGELCQEVNSCLIHHGGCHMHAECIPTGPQQVSCSCREGYSGDGIRTCELLDPCSQSNGGCSPYAVCKSTGDGQRTCTCDAAHTVGDGFTCRARVGLELLRDRHASFFSLHLLEYKELKGDGPFTVFVPRADLMSNLSQDELARIRAHRQLVFRYHVVGCRQLRSQELLDEGYVTTLSGHTLRIHEREGSIYVNDFARVVSSDHEAVNGVLHFIDRVLLPPDVLYWKPDVAPILRRNVTAAAESFGYKIFSGLVKVAGLLPLLQDAAHRPLTMLWPTDSALQALPPDRQAWLYHEDHRDKLAAILRGHVIRNIEALASDLPNLGPLRTMHGTPISFSCSRVRPGELTVGEEDARIMQRHLPFEGGLAYGIDQLLEPPGLGARCDRFETRPLRLKICSICGLEPPCPEGSREQGSPETCWRYYSKFWTSPPLHSLALRSIWARSSLWGQPQGLGRGCHRNCVTTTWKPSCCPGHYGSECRACPGGASSPCGGHGVCMDGMSGSGQCQCHSRFTGTACELCASGAFGPQCQACRCTSHGRCDEGLGGSGSCFCDEGWTGPSCEVQLKLQPVCAPPCAPEAVCRAGNSCECGLGYEGDGRSCTVADLCRDGHGGCSEHATCSQAGTVVTCTCLPAYEGDGWSCRARDPCADGHRGGCSEHADCLNTGPNTRRCVCHAGYVGDGLQCLEETEPPVDRCLGQPPPCHVDAVCTDLHFQEKQAGVFHLQAPSGPYGLNFSEAEAACGAQGAVLASLPQLSAAQKLGFHLCRVGWLANGSAAHPVVFPAADCGGGQVGIISLGLRKNHSERWDTYCYREQDVACRCRQGFVGDGTSICNGKLLDVLAATANFSTFYGMLLGYANATPRGLDFLDFLDDELTYKTLFVPVNEGFMDNMTLSGPDLELHASNTTFLSTNASQDTVLPAHSGLSLFFSAVGPDNSSWAPVAPGAVVVSHVVVWDIMAFNGIIHALARPLLAPLQPQAAVAPEGPPVVAGVGAVVAAGALLGLVAGAFYLRARGQATGFGFSTFQAEDDAEDDFSSWQEGTSPTLVSVPNPVFGSPDAFCEPFDDSLLEEDFPDTQRILTVK, from the exons ATG AAGTACACATACAAGTACAAAGAGCACCCCCAGCAAACATTCACCATCCAAAAGGCCAACTACCCGGCAGCCAATGGTGTCTTCCACTTGGTCACTGCTCTACAGTGGCAGCCCCCACCAGAGCTCCCTGAGGACCTCAAG AGAACCATCGGCCAGATCCTTGCCTCTACTGAGGCCTTCAGCCGGTTTGAAACCATCCTGGAG AACTGTGGGCTACCCTCCATCCTGGATGGGCCTGGGCCATTCACAGTGTTTGTCCCAAGCAACGAGGCTGTGGACATGTTGCGTGATGGCCGTCTGATCTACCTCTTCACAGCA GGTCTGTCCAAACTACAGGAGCTGGTGAAGTACCACATCTACAGCCATGGGCAG CTGACCATTGAGAAGCTCATCTCCAAGGGTCGGGTCCTCACCATGGCAAACCAGGTCCTGGCTGTGAATATCTCTGAGGAG GGGCGCATCCTGCTGGGACCCGAGGGGGTGCCACTACGGAGAGTGGACGTGCTGGCTGCCAATGGCGTGATCCACATGCTGGAGGGTGTCCTGCTGCCCCCGACCATCCTGCCCATCCTGCCTAAGCACTGCAACGAGGAGCAGTACAAGATCGTGGCG GGCTCCTGTGTGGACTGCCAAGCCCTGAACACCAGCATGTGCCCCCCCAACAGCATGAAGCTG GACATCTTCCCCAAGGAGTGTGTCTACACCCATGACCCTACTGGGCTCAACGTCCTGAAGAAAGGCTGCGCTCACTACTGCAACCAGACTATCCTG AAACCTGGCTGCTGCAAAGGGTTTTTTGGGCCTGACTGTATACAGTGTCCTGGGGGCTTCTCCAACCCCTGCTATGGCAAAGGCACC TGCAGCGACGGGGTCCGGGGCAACGGGGCCTGCCTCTGCTTCCCAGACTACAAAGGCATCGCCTGCCACATCTGCTCTAACCCAAACAAGCATGGAGACCAGTGCCAGGAAG ACTGTGGCTGCGTCCACGGTCTCTGTGACAACCGTCCAGGCAGTGGGGGTGTGTGCCAGCGTGGCACGTGTGCCCCAGGCTTCAGCGGCCACTTCTGCAATGAGTCCTCTGTGAACTGTGGGCCCACGGAACGGGCCCAGAGCTGCCACCTGCACGCCCGCTGTGTTAGCCAGGGAGGCGTTACCAG GTGTGTCTGTCTTGATGGCTTCGAGGGTGATGGCTTCTCCTGTACACCCAGCAACCCCTGCTCCCACCCAGACCGTGGTGGCTGCTCAGAAAAT GCTGAGTGTatccctggggccctgggcaaCCACCACTGCACGTGCCACAAAGGCTGGAGCGGGGACGGCCGTGTCTGTGTGGCCATCGACGAGTGTGAGCTGGATGTGAGAGGTGGTTGTCACGCCGACGCCCTCTGCAGCTACGTGGGACCTGGGCAG AGCCGGTGCACCTGCAAGCTGGGATTCGCAGGGGATGGCTATGTGTGCAGTCCTATTGACCCCTGCCGGGCAGGCAACGGTGGCTGCCATGACCTG GCCACCTGCCAAGCAGTGGGGGGAGGTCAGCGGGTCTGCACATGCCCCTCTGGCTATGGGGGTGATGGCTTCAACTGCTACGGAGACATCTTCCGG gagCTGGAGGCAAATGCCCACTTCTCTGTCTTCTACCAGTGGATCAAG AGTGCTGGCATCACTCTTCCTACCGACAGCCGAGTCACAGCCCTGGTGCCCTCTGAGTCTGCCATCCGTAGGCTGAGCCCCGAGGACCAGGCCTTCTGGCTGCAGCCAAGGATGCTACCGCACCTGGTCAG GGCCCATTTTCTCCAGGGTGCCCTCTCTGAGGAGGAGCTGGCCCGGCTGGCTGGGCAGGATGTGGCCACCCTGAGCCCCACCACACGCTGGGAGATTCACAACATCAGTGGG agggTCTGGGTGCAGAATGCCAGCGTGGATGTGGCTGACCTCCTTGCCACCAATGGTGTCCTACATGTCCTCAGCCAG GTCTTACTGCCTCCGAGAGGGGATGCACTGCACGGGCAGGGGTTGCTGCAGCAGCTAGACTCGGTGCCTGCCTTCCACCTCTTCCGGGAGCTGCTGCAG CACCACAGCCTGGTGCCCCAGATCGAGGCAGCCACGGCCTACACCATCTTCGTGCCCACAAACCGTTCTCTGGAGGCCCAGGGAAACAGCAGCATCCTG GATGCAGACACAGTGCGACATCACGTGATCCTGGGGGAAGCCCTCTCCACAGAATCCCTGCAGAAAGGGGGACACCGCAACTCTCTCCTGGGCCCTGCCCACTGGCTCGTCTTCTACAACCATAGCGGCCAG CCTGAGGTGAACCACATGCCGCTGGAAGGCCCTGTGCTGGAGGCCCCTGGCCGCTCGTTGTTTGGCCTGTCGGGGGTCCTGACTGTGGGCTCAAGCCGCTGCCTGCATAGCCATGCCGAGTCCCTGCGG gagAAATGCATAAACTGCACCCGGAAATTCCGCTGCACTCAGGGCTTCCAGCTGGAG AACACTCCCAGGAAGAGCTGTGTCTACCGATCTGGCTACTCATTCTCCCGGGGCTGTTCTTACACTTGTGCCAAGAAGATCCAG gtGCCTGACTGCTGCCCTGGCTTCTTCGGCACGCTGTGTGAGCCGTGCCCCGGGGGACTGGGTGGTGTGTGCTCGGGCCACGGGCAGTGCCAGGACCGGCTCCTGGGCAGCGGAGAGTGCCACTGCCACGAGGGCTTCCATGGAACAGCCTGTGAGATGTGCGAGCTGGGCCGCTATGGGCCCACCTGTGCCGGAG TCTGCAACTGTGCCCATGGGCTGTGCCAGGAGGGGCTCCAAGGGGATGGAAGCTGTGTCTGTCATGCGGGCTGGCAGGGCCCCCGCTGTGACCAGA AGATCAGTGGCCCTCAATGCCCAAAGAAGTGCGATCCCAATGCCAA CTGCGTACAGGACTTGGCTACAGCCCCGGCCTGTGTCTGTGCTGCGGGCTACTCAGGCGACGGCGTCCACTGTTCAG AGGTGGACCCTTGTGCCCGTGACCACGGGGGCTGTTCCCCTCACGCCAACTGTACCAAGGTGGCGCCTGGGCAGCGGACGTGCACCTGCCAGGATGGCTACACAGGAGATGGGGAGCTGTGCCAGG AAGTTAACAGCTGTCTCATCCACCACGGGGGCTGCCACATGCATGCTGAATGTATCCCTACAGGCCCCCAGCAG GTCTCTTGCAGCTGCCGTGAGGGTTACAGTGGGGATGGCATCCGGACCTGTGAACTCCTGGACCCTTGCTCCCAG AGTAACGGAGGCTGCAGCCCCTATGCTGTGTGTAAAAGCACAGGGGATGGCCAGAGGACGTGTACCTGTGACGCAGCCCATACCGTGGGTGATGGCTTCACCTGCCGTGCCCGAGTTGGCCTG GAGCTCCTTCGGGACAGGCATGCCTCATTCTTCAGCCTCCACCTCCTG GAATACAAGGAGCTCAAGGGCGATGGGCCTTTCACAGTCTTTGTGCCTCGCGCAGATCTAATGAGCAACCTGTCGCAG GATGAGCTGGCCCGGATTCGCGCCCACCGCCAGCTTGTGTTCCGCTACCACGTGGTCGGCTGCCGGCAGCTGAGGAGCCAGGAGCTGCTGGACGAGGGCTACGTCACCACGCTCTCAGGGCACACGCTGCGCATCCACGAGAGGGAG ggcagcATCTATGTCAATGACTTCGCCCGTGTGGTGAGCAGTGACCACGAGGCTGTGAATGGCGTGCTGCACTTCATCGACCGAGTCCTGCTGCCGCCGGACGTGTTATACTGGAAGCCTGACGTTGCCCCTATCCTGAGG AGAAACGTCACCGCCGCTGCTGAGAGCTTTGGTTACAAGATCTTCAGCGGCCTCGTGAAG GTGGCTGGCCTCCTGCCTCTGCTTCAGGATGCAGCCCACAGGCCCCTCACAATGCTGTGGCCCACAGACTCTGCCCTGCAAGCCCTGCCACCTGATCGCCAGGCCTGGCTGTACCATGAAGACCACCGTGACAAGCTGGCAGCCATTCTGCGGGGCCATGTGATTCGCAACATTGAG GCCTTGGCATCTGACCTGCCCAACCTGGGCCCACTCCGCACCATGCATGGGACCCCCATCTCCTTCTCCTGCAGCCGTGTCCGGCCG GGTGAGCTCACCGTGGGTGAGGAGGATGCCCGCATCATGCAGCGGCACCTTCCCTTTGAGGGTGGCCTGGCCTATGGCATCGACCAGCTGCTGGAGCCACCTGGCCTTGGTGCCCGCTGTGACCGCTTTGAGACTCGACCTCTGCGGCTG AAGATCTGTAGCATTTGCGGGCTAGAACCGCCTTGTCCTGAGGGCTCACGGGAGCAG GGCAGTCCTGAGACCTGCTGGCGGTACTACTCAAAGTTCTGGACGTCCCCTCCACTGCACTCCTTGGCACTGCGCAGCATTTGGGCCCGGTCTAGCCTCTGGGGTCAGCCCCAAGGCCTGGGCAGGGGCTGCCACCGCAACTGTGTCACCACCACCTGGAAGCCCAGCTGCTGCCCTGGTCACTATGGCAGCGAGTGCCGAG CTTGCCCTGGTGGCGCCAGCAGCCCCTGTGGTGGCCACGGCGTGTGCATGGACGGCATGAGTGGCAGCGGGCAGTGCCAGTGCCATTCGAGGTTTACAGGGACAGCGTGTGAACTCTGTGCCTCGGGTGCCTTTGGGCCCCAGTGCCAAG CCTGCCGCTGCACCTCCCATGGCCGCTGTGACGAGGGCCTTGGGGGCTCTGGCTCCTGCTTCTGTGATGAGGGCTGGACCGGGCCAAGCTGTGAGGTGCAGCTGA AGCTGCAGCCTGTGTGTGCCCCGCCCTGTGCGCCCGAGGCCGTGTGCCGCGCGGGCAACAGCTGTGAGTGCGGCCTGGGCTATGAAGGGGATGGCCGCTCGTGCACAG TGGCGGACCTGTGCCGGGATGGGCATGGCGGCTGCAGCGAGCACGCCACCTGCAGCCAAGCAGGCACAGTGGTCACCTGCACCTGCTTGCCTGCCTACGAGGGCGACGGCTGGAGCTGCCGGGCCCGCGACCCTTGTGCAGACGGCCACCGTGGGGGCTGCAGCGAGCACGCCGACTGCTTGAACACGGGCCCG AACACGAGGCGCTGTGTGTGCCATGCTGGCTACGTGGGTGACGGACTGCAGTGTCTGGAGGAGACTGAGCCACCTGTGGACCGCTGCCTGGGCCAGCCACCACCCTGTCACGTGGATGCTGTGTGCACTGACCTCCACTTCCAGG agAAACAGGCTGGTGTCTTCCACCTCCAGGCCCCCAGCGGCCCTTACGGCTTAAACTTCTCAGAGGCCGAGGCAGCGTGTGGGGCCCAGGGAGCTGTTCTTGCTTCTCTCCCTCAGCTCTCTGCTGCCCAGAAG CTCGGCTTCCACCTGTGCCGTGTGGGCTGGCTGGCCAACGGCTCGGCTGCCCACCCGGTCGTCTTCCCTGCGGCAGACTGTGGTGGTGGGCAGGTGGGCATCATCAGCCTGGGCCTCCGGAAGAACCACTCAGAGCGCTGGGACACCTACTGCTACCGAGAGCAAG ATGTGGCCTGCCGGTGCCGCCAAGGCTTTGTGGGTGATGGGACAAGCATCTGCAATGGGAAGCTGCTCGACGTACTGGCTGCCACGGCCAACTTCTCCACCTTCTATGGG ATGCTGCTTGGCTATGCCAATGCCACCCCTCGGGGTCTGGACTTCCTGGACTTCCTGGACGATGAGCTCACCTATAAGACACTCTTTGTCCCTGTTAATGAAGGCTTCATGGACAACATG ACGCTGAGCGGCCCAGACCTGGAGCTGCATGCCTCCAACACCACCTTCCTGAGCACCAATGCCAGCCAGGATACTGTGCTCCCCGCCCACTCAGGCCTCAGCCTCTTCTTCAGTGCTGTGGGCCCTGACAACAGTTCCTGGGCCCCTGTG GCCCCAGGGGCGGTCGTGGTTAGCCACGTCGTCGTGTGGGACATCATGGCATTCAACGGCATCATCCATGCTCTGGCCAGGCCCCTCCTGGCTCCCCTACAACCT CAGGCAGCGGTGGCGCCTGAGGGTCCACCCGTGGTGGCAGGCGTGGGGGCCGTAGTGGCTGCTGGAGCACTGCTTGGCCTAGTGGCTGGGGCCTTCTACCTCCGTGCCCGAGGCCAGGCCACGGGCTTTGGCTTCTCCACCTTCCAG GCGGAAGATGATGCTGAGGATGACTTCTCTTCATGGCAGGAAGGAACTAGCCCAACCCTGGTCTCTGTTCCCAACCCCGTCTTCGGCAGCCCTGATGCCTTTTGTGAGCCCTTCGAT GACTCACTCCTGGAGGAGGACTTCCCGGACACCCAGCGGATCCTCACGGTCAAGTGA